One genomic region from Bufo bufo chromosome 3, aBufBuf1.1, whole genome shotgun sequence encodes:
- the LOC120993898 gene encoding formin-like protein 6, whose product MRRLILLLPQEVVSDHPQGAGEHAAVGDGSRASARTDEEELSGFYIDNELLIHLVEERVPLWDHTDRRHADNHLTRSLWMEICCKILPDWDDLSEGQQEDCKTSVMVRWRSIRDRYKKDYNEEVNRPSGSGGTRRQPYRYAAALGFLRRTLELRRTTSSTRAPEPPRESDQEAVPTELPPADPSPPRPAPGQDPNRPLLVPSGDATMAVMAPLFEALMRRQRAGRSRQADYEDLTRLLYETLCGYSHRIVAMEAELRSLRECVAQFSQPGPLQTYWPSVNQLVVDFTPDQVLEFRRRVEDAVWDLRHRTTSVPQPPTYPTSHSYPPSQPPHPFQPPQTPTRPPQPPPHSPNPEPFHHCSLSPPNYFQPSTFTTPSSLARATPSPNPPSRLHTPAVSPPTSHISMSTRTYEGGEGSSHALPSTPQPPPQNPQYRDL is encoded by the exons ATGAGGCG TCTAATCCTACTGTTGCCCCAAGAGGTCGTCAGCGACCATCCACAAGGCGCCGGGGAGCACGCGGCGGTCGGGGAC GGTTCAAGGGCCTCTGCCAgaacggatgaggaggaattATCGGGATTCTATATTGATAATGAACTCCTCATCCATCTGGTGGAGGAACGCGTCCCACTCTGGGACCATACCGACCGCCGCCATGCAGATAATCACCTGACCCGGAGTCTGTGGATGGAGATTTGTTGCAAAATACTTCCGGATTGGGACGACCTCAGTGAAGGCCAACAGGAAGATTGCA agaCGTCAGTCATGGTGCGATGGCGCTCAATAAGGGACCGCTATAAGAAAGATTACAACGAGGAGGTCAATCGCCCGAGTGGGTCTGGCGGAACCCGCCGGCAGCCGTACCGCTATGCGGCTGCCCTAGGGTTCCTACGTAGAACCCTAGAGCTGCGAAG aacaACTAGCAGTACTCGGGCGCCAGAACCTCCTCGTGAAAGTGATCAAGAGGCGGTCCCTACTGAGCTGCCACCCGCGGATCCCTCTCCACCTCGTCCAGCACCTGGTCAGGATCCAAATCGTCCTCTACTCGTGCCCTCTGGTGACGCAACAATGGCCGTTATGGCGCCACTTTTTGAGGCGTTGATGCGTCGCCAGAGGGCCGGTAGAAGCCGCCAAGCTGATTATGAAGACCTcacaaggctcttgtatgagaccTTGTGTGGTTACAGCCATAGGATTGTAGCCATGGAGGCCGAGCTGAGAAGTCTGCGGGAGTGTGTGGCGCAGTTTTCTCAGCCGGGCCCGCTACAAACCTATTGGCCATCAGTTAATCAGCTGGTGGTGGACTTCACGCCCGACCAGGTGCTGGAGTTCAGACGTAGGGTGGAGGATGCGGTGTGGGATTTGAGACACCGCACAACTTCCGTCCCCCAACCACCGACCTATCCCACGTCCCATTCCTATCCCCCATCACAACCTCCTCACCCCTTCCAACCTCCGCAAACTCCAACCCGTCCACCTCAACCACCTCCCCATTCTCCAAACCCCGAGCCTTTTCACCACTGTTCTCTCTCTCCTCCTAACTATTTTCAACCATCAACTTTCACCACTCCTTCTTCGCTGGCTCGTGCAACTCCTTCCCCCAATCCCCCATCCCGGTTGCATACTCCCGCTGTCTCTCCTCCCACATCGCACATTTCTATGTCCACCAGAACATACGAAGGTGGAGAGGGATCAAGCCATGCACTGCCTTCCACCCCCCAACCTCCTCCTCAAAATCCTCAATACCGGGATTTGTAA